One window of the Desulfovibrio sp. X2 genome contains the following:
- a CDS encoding ATP-dependent 6-phosphofructokinase — MARRGKKTLFSTTIPVLGELAHVSPLSYCRFVSDEARMRIELTEEEVTGLKAGELLALDFEIAGPRQELYFNPSKTKCAVVTCGGLCPGINDVIRSIVMEAYHTYDVAACLGIRFGLQGFMASYGHDVAELDPDNVANIHEFGGTILGSSRGPQPAEDIVDALERMNVGILFVIGGDGTMKAARAIQAEVHKRDLRISVIGIPKTIDNDINFISRSFGFDTAVEQATKAIRSAHIEAEGAFNGIGMVKLMGRHSGFIAAQSALALKEVNFVLIPEYPFELTGENGLLAALEDRLRKRRHAVIVVAEGAGQHLLDVRKERDASGNIRLGDISSLLRQEIADYLSARGISHTLKFIDPSYIIRSVPANSNDRVYCGFLGQNAVHAAMAGKTGMVVARVQDRYVHLPFDLVTSARKKLNIHSDFWRAVLESTGQQHLGPDPDACVPDFLHE, encoded by the coding sequence ATGGCCAGACGCGGCAAAAAGACCCTCTTCTCGACTACCATCCCCGTTCTGGGGGAGCTCGCCCACGTGAGCCCGCTCAGCTACTGCCGCTTCGTTTCGGACGAGGCGCGCATGCGCATCGAGCTGACCGAGGAGGAGGTCACCGGACTCAAGGCGGGCGAGCTGCTGGCCCTGGACTTCGAGATCGCCGGGCCGCGCCAGGAGCTCTACTTCAACCCGTCGAAGACCAAGTGCGCCGTCGTCACCTGCGGCGGCCTGTGCCCGGGCATCAACGACGTCATCCGCTCCATCGTCATGGAGGCCTACCACACCTACGACGTGGCCGCGTGCCTCGGCATCCGCTTCGGGCTGCAGGGCTTCATGGCGAGCTACGGCCACGACGTGGCCGAGCTCGACCCGGACAACGTCGCCAACATCCACGAGTTCGGCGGCACCATCCTCGGCTCGTCGCGCGGCCCCCAGCCCGCCGAGGACATCGTGGACGCGCTCGAGCGCATGAACGTCGGCATCCTCTTCGTCATCGGCGGAGACGGGACCATGAAGGCCGCGCGGGCCATACAGGCCGAGGTCCACAAGCGCGACCTGCGCATCTCGGTCATCGGCATCCCCAAGACCATCGACAACGACATCAACTTCATATCCCGCTCCTTCGGCTTCGACACGGCCGTGGAGCAGGCCACCAAGGCCATCCGCTCGGCCCACATAGAGGCCGAGGGCGCCTTCAACGGCATCGGCATGGTCAAGCTCATGGGCCGCCATTCCGGCTTCATCGCCGCCCAGAGCGCCCTGGCCCTCAAGGAGGTTAACTTCGTCCTGATCCCGGAGTATCCCTTCGAGCTGACCGGGGAGAACGGCCTGCTCGCCGCCCTGGAGGACAGGCTGCGCAAGCGCCGCCACGCCGTCATCGTGGTCGCCGAGGGGGCCGGGCAGCACCTGCTCGACGTGCGCAAGGAGCGCGACGCCTCGGGCAACATCCGGCTCGGCGACATCTCCAGCCTGCTGCGCCAGGAGATCGCCGACTACCTGAGCGCGCGCGGCATCTCCCACACCCTCAAGTTCATCGACCCGAGCTACATCATCCGCTCGGTCCCGGCCAACTCCAACGACCGCGTCTACTGCGGGTTCCTGGGCCAGAACGCCGTGCACGCGGCCATGGCGGGCAAGACCGGCATGGTCGTGGCCCGCGTCCAGGACCGCTACGTGCACCTGCCCTTCGACCTCGTGACCTCGGCCCGCAAGAAGCTCAACATCCATTCCGACTTCTGGCGCGCCGTGCTCGAGTCCACCGGCCAGCAGCACCTGGGCCCGGACCCGGACGCCTGCGTGCCCGACTTCCTGCACGAATAG
- a CDS encoding helix-turn-helix domain-containing protein — protein MAETLYTIAELAELAGISENTARRYIRLFEEFFAGRQHGRAMRYAAEAVPLLSSISSSYREGLSTAEIFAQLHGRVAERLESPAPEIPYEAPQEAGAEAGPHEGAEAGAEKRPEKRPGEGPEEGPGEGREAAPASPGPASGPAPEPEPEAAAEALARLEEGMARLEERLGPLREFGLVRNTVAILWREYKRHRAAPDALERLEGEVRALRGEATELARSLAEARREAAEAQAGCRRLADESARLAAAQTRLAGRVEEVLESAGPEEEFLRLPLVFRSERGEFLGVSAQGQRHFSLADFVRLLRRGGRTSRSVAMRWARCGDGRWQLGIVEQPGQRTERRHRIRVGRTRTPKGNMVALIETLAYDGQDVPVFFLYELFKRFGRDFA, from the coding sequence ATGGCCGAGACGCTCTACACCATCGCCGAGCTCGCCGAGCTGGCCGGAATCTCCGAGAACACGGCCCGCCGCTACATCCGCCTCTTCGAGGAATTCTTCGCCGGACGCCAGCACGGCCGGGCCATGCGCTACGCGGCCGAGGCCGTGCCGCTCCTCTCCTCCATCTCCTCGTCCTACCGCGAGGGCCTTTCCACCGCCGAGATCTTCGCCCAGCTGCACGGCCGCGTGGCCGAGCGGCTGGAATCGCCCGCGCCCGAAATTCCGTACGAAGCCCCGCAGGAAGCCGGGGCCGAAGCCGGACCGCACGAGGGGGCCGAGGCCGGAGCGGAAAAAAGACCGGAAAAAAGACCGGGAGAAGGGCCGGAAGAAGGGCCGGGAGAAGGGAGGGAGGCCGCCCCGGCATCGCCCGGCCCGGCGTCCGGACCTGCGCCCGAACCCGAGCCCGAAGCGGCAGCCGAGGCCCTGGCGCGGCTCGAGGAAGGCATGGCGCGGCTGGAGGAGCGGCTGGGGCCGCTGCGCGAGTTCGGCCTGGTGCGCAACACCGTGGCCATCCTGTGGCGCGAGTATAAGCGCCACAGGGCCGCGCCGGACGCGCTCGAGCGCCTGGAGGGCGAGGTGCGGGCCCTGCGCGGGGAGGCCACGGAGCTTGCCCGCTCGCTGGCCGAGGCGAGGCGCGAGGCGGCCGAGGCGCAGGCCGGGTGCAGGCGGCTGGCGGACGAGTCGGCGCGTCTTGCCGCGGCCCAGACGCGCCTGGCCGGGCGCGTGGAGGAGGTCTTGGAGAGCGCCGGGCCGGAAGAGGAGTTCCTGCGCCTGCCGCTGGTCTTCCGCTCGGAGAGGGGGGAGTTCCTGGGGGTCTCCGCCCAGGGGCAGCGGCATTTCAGCCTGGCGGACTTCGTGCGGCTGCTGCGCCGCGGCGGGCGCACCTCGCGCAGCGTGGCCATGCGCTGGGCACGTTGCGGCGACGGGCGCTGGCAGCTCGGGATCGTGGAGCAGCCGGGCCAGCGCACCGAGCGGCGCCACCGGATCCGCGTCGGCCGCACGCGCACGCCCAAGGGCAACATGGTGGCCCTCATCGAGACCCTGGCCTACGACGGCCAGGACGTGCCCGTCTTCTTCCTCTACGAACTCTTCAAACGCTTCGGCAGGGATTTCGCCTGA
- a CDS encoding NAD+ synthase — protein sequence MRIAMVQCNPVVGDLAGNAARVEAGVRRAASLGADLCLSTEMVLTGYPPRDLLLLDDFVREAGETAADLAARLADCPPVLLGSVAPTGSGRGKPLHNAALLLRGGRVERAYCKTLLPTYDVFDEARYFEPFCGDRILEVAGHRLAVTICEDIWNDAGFWEHPLYERDPLQELRGQGVEAILNLSASPFTQGKIRVREQMLASIAKSHGVPILYANQAGGNDDLLFDGRSCAAAPDGKIFARAKAFAEDVLIVELDGCESELHEPDLSPLEEVYRGLVTGLADYTHKTCFEKVLLGLSGGIDSALTAVLAAHALGRENVLGVCMPSPWSSKGSVADSLELAKRLGIATVTLPIEGVMRAFDETLAPVFAGREPDVTEENLQARIRGNLLMALSNKFRSLLLTTGNKSELSVGYCTIYGDMSGGLAVISDVPKTMVYALSRWINERFDAPIPEAILTKAPSAELRPDQTDQDSLPPYDVLDAILRLHVEEGRGAAEIAARGFDADVVAQVMRLVQRAEFKRRQAPPGLKVTQRAFGTGWRMPLACRMG from the coding sequence ATGCGAATCGCGATGGTGCAGTGCAATCCTGTGGTGGGGGACCTGGCGGGCAATGCCGCCCGCGTGGAGGCCGGGGTGCGGCGTGCCGCCTCTCTTGGCGCCGATCTGTGCCTGAGCACGGAGATGGTCCTGACGGGCTATCCGCCGCGGGACCTGCTGCTGCTCGACGATTTCGTGCGCGAGGCGGGCGAGACGGCCGCCGATCTGGCCGCGCGGCTCGCGGACTGCCCGCCGGTGCTTCTGGGCAGCGTGGCGCCGACCGGATCGGGCCGCGGCAAGCCGCTGCACAACGCGGCCCTGCTGCTGCGCGGCGGCCGCGTGGAGCGGGCCTACTGCAAGACCCTGCTGCCGACCTACGACGTGTTCGACGAGGCGCGGTATTTCGAGCCTTTCTGCGGGGACCGCATCCTCGAGGTGGCCGGGCATCGCCTGGCCGTGACCATCTGCGAGGACATCTGGAACGACGCGGGCTTCTGGGAGCACCCCCTGTACGAGCGCGATCCTCTGCAAGAGCTGCGCGGGCAGGGCGTGGAGGCGATCCTGAACCTCTCGGCCTCGCCGTTCACGCAGGGCAAGATCCGCGTGCGCGAGCAGATGCTGGCCTCCATCGCCAAGAGCCACGGGGTGCCGATCCTCTACGCCAACCAGGCGGGCGGCAACGACGACCTGCTGTTCGACGGCCGCTCCTGCGCGGCCGCGCCGGACGGAAAGATTTTCGCGCGCGCCAAGGCCTTTGCCGAGGACGTGCTCATCGTGGAGCTCGACGGCTGTGAGAGCGAGCTGCACGAGCCCGACCTCTCGCCGCTCGAGGAGGTCTACCGCGGCCTGGTCACGGGCCTTGCGGACTACACGCACAAGACCTGCTTCGAGAAGGTGCTGCTCGGGCTCTCGGGCGGCATCGACTCGGCCCTGACCGCGGTGCTGGCCGCGCACGCCCTGGGCCGGGAGAACGTGCTCGGCGTGTGCATGCCCTCCCCGTGGTCCAGCAAGGGCAGCGTGGCCGACTCCCTGGAGCTGGCCAAGCGCCTCGGCATCGCCACCGTGACCCTGCCCATCGAGGGCGTCATGCGGGCCTTCGACGAGACGCTGGCCCCGGTCTTCGCCGGGCGCGAGCCGGACGTGACCGAGGAGAACCTGCAGGCCAGGATCAGGGGCAACCTGCTCATGGCCCTGTCCAACAAGTTCCGTTCCCTGCTCCTGACCACGGGCAACAAGTCCGAGCTTTCCGTGGGCTACTGCACCATCTACGGCGACATGTCCGGCGGCCTCGCGGTCATCTCGGACGTGCCCAAGACCATGGTCTACGCGCTTTCGCGCTGGATCAACGAGCGCTTCGACGCGCCCATTCCCGAGGCCATCCTGACCAAGGCGCCCTCGGCCGAGCTCAGGCCGGACCAGACCGACCAGGACAGCCTGCCGCCCTACGACGTGCTGGACGCCATCCTCAGGCTGCATGTCGAGGAGGGGCGCGGCGCGGCCGAGATCGCGGCCAGGGGCTTCGACGCGGACGTGGTGGCCCAGGTGATGCGCCTGGTGCAGCGGGCCGAGTTCAAGCGGCGCCAGGCGCCTCCGGGGCTCAAGGTCACGCAGCGCGCCTTCGGCACGGGCTGGCGCATGCCGCTCGCCTGCAGGATGGGGTAG
- a CDS encoding class I adenylate cyclase, with protein MLEASRLHDAANGLRAFLASPPPPRLWPEIRRLAECFIIDEPAPTVAGSTERELRAALFAACAGEPEDAVLDALRSEAALTLFTLARLFSPAPAEASSGAAPGNAEPGGLGLLAFDLLPRLGAFGRILAVTLVEQGVVPAGDAAAVLAEMPQTPRHLLFNRLLLSPRRNDAAFRDFALSALGALREASVEEGARLLGRFGGVVPGPAFPLREALLAGPFGSHALHLASQRTLSGELLDLVPCLFGLGSQELAERLARLAAQAEDADQAAPLLEAVMGLAPQPVRGLTHGLAQSLRSADREIVLPVLETLATVGMHGIGRILAGLYAATRGAAMRKALIARLPLLPPREQRAFLDAVPERERPAVLLLCFLLLGRVDPVNMERCLAARAGEAREAAAKLLEHVAVLVPRGTLDGPPDGDEEGGREPDVPVEKDLRMQDEESLRFAARGRRMEAPVFSAVRFTQADFAGSRLSSARFTDCSFTGCVFDRAVFREARFVRCRFENCTFRETRFFGCDFGDCVLAMCLLRRASFAEGSMEAVSFDWGLLMQTSLSLLSIRTCRFRGLDLSGSDWDRLRAEGVEFADCAIHGARFAALTLRNVSFDACTFKGCTVDGVDSDDPVVGALADRTLLTRLRAVSGALESQRLPSLSREAVELAGQTVVEWLRETERRRTCRPFIANNDRRLSWGMEKLGARGAEFFAMVPLLLHGDFFDRETGLYPVAPPCRVAAYQPTYSALEAARRRFPSAALKAPQPGAVPIEAIYTIGSLGTIAQSEDSDVDYWLCCKLEELAEQDVEGLRQKCEIIRDWAEEEFGLEVYFFLMDEKSVRENNFGSSGGESSGTAQALMLKEEFYRSAVHVAGKKPIWWLAEPGAGQAAYDAAMERLVRDEARERFIDLGHVPSIPAAEFFGASLWQIVKALKSPFKSIMKFGLLEKYVAQARHGVLLCDRVKANILAGCTDLRAVDPYVLLFLEVAEFYAAQGDREAVELIKMSFFLKARIGREAAGTGLPRRPEEKSMRMLFSMRIGDEAICFKDVCLAEEWSLPRIIEVGARVNQFVLGTYLRVSDLVRGGEAADAGRDAPGRKAAPKAAPRAAQKVAIDPRDLTKLGRRIFSVFAPRKHKIDRLSFVHMERGMLDRLSFGAVKAGRGRPQYQVLAGQMNHRTRRLDLLELKRAPDLCWLVAWIEANEIYFHDLPLKVDYNLSPVIAQDVEELLLALGDFFPRQVTFETDIEESLSPERVVRAFFVLNLTLPRETPAIRQASLVYSTNWGEMFCRTVPVADESIILDPHEFLAAHVEQDCSEMPVMGSFVPERAACPGIRITRPQLPEEVIPRSAGPRRRTRR; from the coding sequence ATGCTCGAAGCAAGCCGCCTGCACGATGCAGCCAACGGGCTGCGCGCCTTTCTGGCCTCCCCTCCGCCACCGCGGCTGTGGCCGGAGATCCGCCGCCTGGCGGAATGTTTCATCATCGACGAGCCCGCTCCGACCGTGGCCGGGAGCACCGAGAGGGAGCTGCGCGCAGCGCTCTTCGCCGCCTGCGCGGGCGAGCCTGAGGACGCGGTCCTCGACGCGTTGCGCTCCGAGGCGGCCCTGACGCTCTTCACCCTGGCCCGCCTCTTCTCCCCTGCCCCGGCCGAGGCCTCCTCGGGCGCGGCCCCGGGCAATGCCGAGCCCGGCGGTCTGGGCCTCCTCGCCTTCGATCTGCTCCCGCGCCTGGGCGCCTTCGGCCGCATCCTGGCCGTGACCCTGGTCGAGCAGGGCGTGGTGCCCGCCGGAGACGCGGCCGCCGTCCTGGCCGAGATGCCGCAGACGCCCCGCCACCTGCTCTTCAACCGCCTGCTCCTCTCCCCCAGGCGGAACGACGCGGCCTTTCGTGATTTCGCCCTGAGCGCGCTCGGCGCGCTCAGGGAAGCCTCCGTGGAGGAAGGCGCGCGGCTCTTGGGCCGTTTCGGCGGGGTCGTGCCCGGGCCCGCCTTTCCCCTGCGCGAGGCCCTGCTTGCCGGTCCCTTCGGCAGCCATGCCCTGCACCTGGCCTCGCAGCGCACCCTGTCAGGCGAGCTGCTCGACCTCGTCCCCTGCCTTTTTGGGCTCGGCAGCCAGGAACTGGCCGAGAGACTCGCGCGGCTCGCGGCCCAGGCCGAGGACGCCGACCAGGCCGCGCCCCTGCTCGAGGCAGTCATGGGACTTGCGCCGCAGCCCGTCAGGGGGCTGACGCACGGGCTGGCGCAGAGCCTGAGGAGCGCGGACAGGGAGATCGTCCTGCCGGTCCTTGAGACCCTGGCCACGGTCGGCATGCACGGCATCGGACGCATCCTGGCCGGGCTCTACGCGGCCACCCGGGGCGCGGCCATGCGCAAGGCGCTCATCGCCCGCCTGCCGCTGCTCCCCCCGCGCGAGCAGCGGGCCTTCCTGGACGCGGTCCCGGAGCGCGAGCGGCCCGCCGTGCTCCTGCTCTGCTTCCTGCTGCTCGGCCGCGTGGATCCGGTGAACATGGAGCGCTGCCTCGCGGCCCGGGCCGGAGAGGCCCGGGAGGCCGCGGCGAAGCTCCTGGAGCACGTGGCCGTGCTGGTGCCGCGCGGGACGCTGGACGGGCCCCCGGACGGGGACGAAGAAGGCGGAAGGGAGCCCGACGTGCCGGTGGAGAAGGACCTGCGGATGCAGGACGAGGAGTCGCTGCGCTTCGCGGCCAGGGGCCGCCGCATGGAGGCGCCCGTCTTCTCGGCCGTGCGCTTCACCCAGGCCGACTTCGCCGGATCGCGGCTCTCCTCCGCCCGCTTCACGGACTGCTCCTTCACTGGCTGCGTCTTCGACCGCGCCGTGTTCCGGGAGGCGCGCTTCGTGCGCTGCCGCTTCGAGAACTGCACCTTCCGCGAGACGCGCTTTTTCGGCTGCGACTTCGGCGACTGCGTGCTGGCCATGTGCCTGCTGCGCCGCGCGTCCTTCGCGGAAGGCAGCATGGAGGCGGTCTCCTTCGACTGGGGCCTGCTCATGCAGACGAGCCTCTCCCTGCTCTCGATCCGCACCTGCCGCTTCAGGGGGCTCGACCTCTCGGGCTCGGACTGGGACAGGCTGCGCGCCGAGGGCGTGGAATTCGCGGACTGCGCCATCCACGGGGCGCGCTTCGCGGCCCTGACGCTCAGGAACGTCTCCTTCGACGCCTGCACCTTCAAGGGCTGCACCGTGGACGGGGTGGACAGCGACGACCCCGTGGTGGGCGCGCTGGCGGACCGCACCCTGCTCACGCGGCTTCGCGCCGTTTCCGGGGCCCTGGAGTCGCAGCGCCTGCCGTCCCTTTCCAGGGAGGCCGTGGAGCTGGCCGGGCAGACGGTCGTGGAATGGCTGCGCGAGACCGAGCGCAGGCGCACCTGCCGTCCCTTCATCGCCAACAACGACCGCCGCCTGAGCTGGGGCATGGAGAAGCTGGGCGCGAGGGGGGCGGAGTTCTTCGCCATGGTCCCCCTGCTCCTGCACGGCGACTTCTTCGACCGCGAGACCGGGCTCTATCCCGTGGCCCCGCCCTGCCGCGTGGCGGCCTACCAGCCCACCTACTCCGCCCTGGAGGCCGCGCGGCGCCGCTTCCCCTCGGCCGCGCTCAAGGCGCCGCAGCCCGGGGCCGTGCCCATCGAGGCCATCTACACCATCGGCAGCCTGGGCACGATCGCGCAGTCCGAGGACTCGGACGTGGACTACTGGCTGTGCTGCAAGCTCGAGGAGCTGGCCGAGCAGGACGTGGAGGGGCTGCGCCAGAAGTGCGAGATCATCCGCGACTGGGCCGAGGAGGAGTTCGGGCTCGAGGTCTACTTCTTCCTCATGGACGAGAAGAGCGTGCGCGAGAACAACTTCGGCTCGTCCGGCGGCGAGTCCTCGGGCACGGCCCAGGCCCTGATGCTGAAGGAGGAATTCTACCGCAGCGCCGTGCACGTGGCGGGCAAGAAGCCCATCTGGTGGCTGGCCGAGCCGGGAGCTGGCCAGGCGGCCTACGACGCGGCCATGGAACGGCTGGTGCGGGACGAGGCGCGCGAGCGCTTCATCGACCTCGGCCACGTGCCCTCCATCCCGGCCGCGGAGTTCTTCGGCGCCTCGCTGTGGCAGATCGTCAAGGCGCTGAAGAGCCCGTTCAAGTCGATCATGAAGTTCGGCCTGCTCGAGAAGTACGTGGCCCAGGCCAGGCACGGCGTGCTCCTGTGCGACCGCGTGAAGGCCAACATCCTGGCCGGATGCACGGACCTGCGCGCCGTGGACCCCTACGTGCTCCTCTTCCTGGAGGTGGCCGAGTTCTACGCCGCCCAGGGCGACAGGGAGGCCGTGGAGCTGATCAAGATGAGCTTCTTCCTCAAGGCCAGGATCGGCCGCGAGGCGGCGGGCACGGGGCTGCCCAGGAGGCCCGAGGAGAAGAGCATGCGCATGCTCTTCTCCATGCGCATCGGCGACGAGGCCATCTGCTTCAAGGACGTCTGCCTGGCCGAGGAATGGAGCCTGCCGCGCATCATCGAGGTGGGGGCCAGGGTCAACCAGTTCGTGCTCGGCACCTACCTGCGCGTCAGCGACCTCGTCCGCGGCGGGGAAGCCGCGGACGCCGGGCGCGACGCCCCGGGCCGGAAGGCCGCCCCGAAAGCCGCGCCCAGGGCAGCGCAGAAGGTCGCCATAGACCCGCGCGACCTGACCAAGCTCGGCCGCAGGATCTTCTCGGTCTTCGCGCCCAGGAAGCACAAGATCGACCGCCTGAGCTTCGTGCACATGGAGCGCGGCATGCTCGACCGCCTGAGCTTCGGGGCCGTGAAGGCGGGTAGGGGCAGGCCGCAGTACCAGGTCCTGGCCGGGCAGATGAACCACCGCACGAGGCGCCTGGACCTCCTGGAGCTCAAGCGCGCCCCGGACCTCTGCTGGCTCGTGGCCTGGATCGAGGCCAACGAGATCTACTTCCACGACCTGCCGCTGAAGGTGGACTACAACCTCTCCCCGGTCATCGCCCAGGACGTGGAGGAGCTTCTGCTGGCGCTCGGGGACTTCTTCCCGCGCCAGGTGACCTTCGAGACGGACATCGAGGAGAGCCTCTCGCCCGAGCGCGTGGTCAGGGCCTTCTTCGTGCTCAACCTGACCCTGCCGCGCGAGACCCCGGCCATCCGCCAGGCCTCGCTGGTCTATTCCACGAACTGGGGCGAGATGTTCTGCCGGACCGTGCCCGTCGCGGACGAGTCCATCATCCTCGACCCGCACGAGTTCCTGGCCGCGCACGTGGAGCAGGACTGCTCCGAGATGCCGGTCATGGGCTCCTTCGTGCCCGAGCGCGCCGCCTGCCCGGGCATCCGCATCACCCGCCCGCAGCTCCCCGAAGAGGTCATCCCGCGCAGCGCGGGGCCGCGCAGGCGGACCCGGCGCTAG
- a CDS encoding response regulator, which translates to MRVLLVEDEKLIALYYKKVLGASGIDVRVAHTGEDAVRLAAMEPAPDLLLMDINLEGGIDGIEACSRIKQAADIPVVYVTAYSDQDTRGRAALTNPAAYLIKPVDPPTLLEAIRRATGIAGAAAPDADPGRN; encoded by the coding sequence ATGCGCGTATTGCTCGTAGAAGACGAAAAACTCATAGCCCTGTATTACAAGAAGGTCCTCGGGGCCTCGGGGATAGACGTGCGGGTGGCCCACACCGGCGAGGACGCCGTGAGGCTGGCGGCCATGGAGCCCGCGCCCGACCTGCTGCTCATGGACATCAACCTCGAGGGCGGCATCGACGGCATCGAGGCCTGCTCGCGCATCAAGCAGGCCGCGGACATCCCCGTGGTCTACGTGACCGCCTATTCCGACCAGGACACGCGCGGCCGCGCCGCGCTGACCAACCCCGCGGCCTACCTGATAAAGCCCGTGGACCCGCCCACCCTCCTGGAGGCCATCCGCCGCGCGACGGGCATCGCCGGGGCAGCGGCCCCGGACGCCGATCCCGGACGCAACTGA
- a CDS encoding Mut7-C RNAse domain-containing protein produces MHALLRFHGDLPDLLRRPHERGEVRYPADRAASLKDVVEACGIPHTEVDSLAEDGRAADFATPLRAGTAVDVRPPVPPLDPTAPHPLREPLPSLRFLADANVGRLATWLRLLGLDTAYDNVSEDAEVAERAAREGRVLLTRDRRLLRRRIVAHGRLLRTGDPARQLGEVLTLYGLRGPFAPFSRCLRCNTPLRPVAKAEVLPRLLPKTRRYYEEFHICPSCDRIYWAGSHHDGMLRMLRELGVPLPGA; encoded by the coding sequence ATGCATGCCCTGCTCAGATTCCACGGCGACCTGCCGGACCTGCTGCGCCGTCCGCACGAGCGCGGCGAGGTGCGCTATCCCGCGGACCGCGCAGCCTCGCTCAAGGACGTCGTCGAGGCCTGCGGCATCCCGCACACCGAGGTCGATTCCCTGGCCGAGGACGGCCGGGCCGCGGATTTCGCCACGCCCCTGCGCGCCGGGACCGCGGTGGACGTGCGCCCGCCCGTGCCGCCGCTCGACCCCACGGCGCCCCATCCCCTGCGCGAGCCCCTGCCGTCCCTGCGCTTCCTGGCCGACGCCAACGTGGGCAGGCTCGCCACCTGGCTGCGGCTCCTCGGCCTGGACACGGCCTACGACAACGTCTCCGAGGACGCGGAGGTGGCCGAGCGGGCGGCGCGCGAGGGCCGCGTGCTGCTGACCCGCGACCGCCGCCTCCTGCGGCGCAGGATCGTGGCCCACGGCCGCCTGCTGCGCACAGGCGACCCCGCGCGGCAGCTGGGCGAGGTCCTGACCCTCTATGGCCTGAGAGGCCCCTTTGCGCCCTTCTCGCGCTGCCTGCGCTGCAATACGCCGCTTCGTCCCGTGGCCAAGGCCGAGGTCCTGCCCCGCCTGCTGCCCAAGACCAGGCGCTACTACGAGGAGTTTCATATCTGCCCGTCCTGCGACAGGATCTACTGGGCGGGATCGCACCACGACGGCATGCTGCGGATGCTGCGCGAGCTCGGCGTGCCGCTTCCCGGCGCCTGA